In the genome of Doryrhamphus excisus isolate RoL2022-K1 chromosome 11, RoL_Dexc_1.0, whole genome shotgun sequence, the window gcccgcgggccgcgagtttgagacccctgttctagaggtTTCTCTCATTACGTGTACGTTAGCGTCATCGCAATAGCTGCTAAAATAGACACTGTACAAGATGCACCAGTGttgaccccccgcccccttttaACTCCGCCTCCTCGTCACAGCAAAGCTTTTTTTGATCCACCCCTAATCTCCTTATGACGAACGGTAGCATGTTGTGTAAGCACAGAGCACACAGAGTTCACCAGGGTGCATGTGAAGCATGCTGCGCTCTCCttctgtcacatgaccaggaaGTGTTGAGATGTGCTTTGAaggccttccttccttcattcattccttccttccttcttatCTTTCAACAAGTTGAAAAGTTGAAAGTTACACTTTGAATTTTATGAAATTTGAACACTTTTGGAGCTTAAACGTGGtaggtaactactctactcattagttccccattagttcttcagcaactactctaaatgtatgtctgTTATTAATTCCTCGCTAGTTCTTTAGtagatcctcagtaactactctctaAATTTGTTCCctagcaactactctaaatgtatgtgccttagttcctctgtaactactctactaattAGTCACGTGTTGGTTCTTTAGTAGAtatcagtaactattctaaatttGTGTCTCAGTCAGGTGTTCCctagcaactactctaaatgcatgtgccttagttcctcggtaactactctactcattagttacttGTTAGTTCTTTAGtagatcctcagtaactactttacatTTGTGTCTCAGTCATTTGTTCCCTaacaactactctaaatgcatgtgccttagttccttggtaactactcttcTCATTAGTTACTTGTTGGTTCTTTAGtagatcctcagtaactactctaaatttgtgTCTCAGTCAGGTGTTCCTTAGCagctactctaaatgcatgtgccttagttcctcggtaactactctacccattagTCACTTGTTGGTTCTTTAGtagatcctcagtaactactctaaatttgtgTCTGTCAGGTGTTCCttagcaactactctaaatgcatgtgccttagttcctctgtaactactctactaattAGTCACTTGTTGGTTCTTTAGTAGatatcagtaactactctaaatgtgtgtctcAGTCATTTGTTCCctagcaactactctaaatgtatgtgccttggttcctctgtaactactctactaattAGTCACTTGTTGGTTCTTTAGTAGatatcagtaactactctaaatgtgtgtctcAGTCATTTGTTCCCttgcaactactctaaatttatgtgccttggttcctctgtaactactctactcattagttacttGTTGGTTCTTTAGtagatcctcagtaactactctaaatttgtgTCTCAGTCAGGTGTTCCttagcaactactctaaatgtatgtgccttagttcctcagtaactactttactcAAATGTACATGTCTGGGATTAATTCTTCATTATTTCTGTATTAGTTCATCGGTAAGTACTCTAAATTTGAGTCTGTCATGAATTCCCtggcaactactctaaatgtatgtgcctttgttccttagtaactactttACTAATTAGTCACTTGTTGGTTCTTTagtagctcctcagtaactactttacatTTGTGCCTCAGTCATTTGTTCCctagcaactactctaaatgtatgtgcctttgttcctcggtaactactctacccattagTCACTTGTTAGTTCTTTagtagctcctcagtaactgctTTACATTTGTATCTCAGTCATTTGTTCCctagcaactactctaaatgtatgtgccttagttcctctgtcactactctactcattagttacttGTTGGTTCTTTAGTAgatctcagtaactactctaaatatgtgtCTCAGTCAGTTGTTCCttagcaactactctaaatgtatgcattagttcctcggtaactactctacccattagTTACTTGTTAGTTCTTTAGtagatcctcagtaactactctaaatgtatgtgcattagttccttggtaactactctacccattagTTACTTGTTAGTTCTTTAGTggatcctcagtaactactctaaatttgtgTCTCAGTCAGGTGTTCCTTaggaactactctaaatgcatgtgccttagttcctcagtaactactctactcattagttacttGTTGGTTCTTTAGTAgatctcagtaactactctaaatttgaCGACTATAATAAACGACTCTAATAATTAGTTATTCAGTAGTTCCTCGGCCAGTACTACAAATGTATGTGTCTGTCCTTAATTCCTTATTAATTATgtagtagttcctcagtaactactcaaaatatgTGCCAAGGTCCtttgttcctctgtaactactctactcattagttcttcagtagtTGCTCAgcaactattctaaatgtatgtctctcagtcatgagttcctcattgGTTCTTGCGTAGCCACTGTATTtttgtaccttattgtaaaacATAGCCTGTTCTATTTTTGGTCACCACTCATTTTAAATATTCTGCCTTCATTTGTCGaggtttgatttattcatagCACTCTTGCAATTTGTGAgtgagttttttgtttttttttccatccgcAGCCTTTATCTCCTTGTTGGATAACTATGAGAGTGACACCGGAGAGCCAGAAATTGTGACTCCAGAGGAAGTGGCAGAGAACCACAAATTCCTGGACTCCATTGTTCAAACTCCCACTATGAAGGTACAGAGTCGGGATCATGTCTCTTCTATGTTACAAACCAGCGTTGTAACTCTGATGTAATTTCTTTCAGATAGCTCATAAATACCTCGTAGAGAAGAAGCTCTCTCCACAAGATATGACGCAGTTTAAGGAGCAGCTCTACAGGATCTGGTTTGAACTCTATGCAAGGAGAGGATCCAGCAGGTGGGTGCAATCTGGCACAGCACCCAGAAATATATCATGTTGTTTCACTAAGTGGAATCTTGCACCACCATGGCAACTGTAAGCCATGGTGGGAACCAGAGGTAGGAAAATGTAACTGTCTCCATGAACCAGTGTTTTGTACTCTCACAACACGGCGGCAACAGCAAACCGCTAGCACAAGCGCTAGCAACATTCtacagcgcatgcagaggtagatgctGGAAGCTGACCAcaatcaaattcattcattaattcattttctaccgctttttcctcacgagggtcgcgggggtgctggagcctatcccagctgtcttctagtgagaggcggggtacaccctgaactggtcaccagccaatcacagggcacatatagacaaacaaccattcacattcacattcatacctatggacaatttgaagtcgccaattagcctagcatgttttggaatgtgggaggagcccagtaataaagttatttttcatatttaaaaaatgtaataaaaataagtaaactaatagaaatcaaaatacatctaaattaatattttaagtattttttttaattagtatatatgtaatgtcagtgtttttatacatttattttttggtaatattcattaatttattcattcattttctaccgcttatcctcacgaaggttgaggggggtgctggagcctatcccagttcaCGGgatttgggcaagaggcggtgtacaccctggactagtggccagccaatcacaaggcacatatagacaaacaaccattcacactcacattcacacctatggacaatttggagtcgccaattaacccagcatgtttttggaatgtgggaggagcccagtaataaaattatttttcatatttaaaaaatataataaaaataagtaaacgaatagaaatcaaaatacatctaaattaatattttaagtattttttaaaattattatatatgtaatgtcagtgtttttatacatttattttttggcaatattcattaatttattcagtacccggagaaaacccacgcatgcacggggagaacatgcaaactccacacagagatggccgagggtggaattgaaccctggtctcctagctgtgaggtctgcgcgctaaccactcgaccgccgtgctgccccaacACAATCAAATTACAAAAGGATAATTTTTCTGCCCTCTATCGGCCAGGCCGGACTCCTCAGGGTTTGAACACGTCTTTGTTGGAGAAACCAGAGGAGGAAGAACGGTTATTGGCTTTCACAACTGGATCCAGCTCTACCTGCAAGAGAAGCTGGGACACATCGACTATAAAGGATACAGCGTCAATGCAAACTCACCGCAGGTACTGTACTCTGTAAACTCCACTCGGGTGAATACGGATTCAATAATACCGAGACACGGGTGTGAagactcacttcctgttgtgttgaaGGCAATTGTCAACGTCCTACATGTATAAAGTGtttctgatttctgattttttttgttgcatgtttgtcacactgaaTGTTTGAAAtgatcaaaaaatgtaaacattagtcactccggtttcctcccacattccaaaaacatgctaggttaattagcaactccaaattgtccataggtacgaatgtgagtgtgaatggttgtttgtctatatgtgccctgtgattggctggccaccagtccagggtgtagcccaccTCTCAACCTTTgtgagccctgtagacatgacaaaacacgactatagtcacatttatactgtttttatttacaacatattgcgcaactgcagggtcttgtgacacatgctaactcgcaaactagagagctagcgacctaaacggtagccttcaagttatttcctttaaacttaaatagccaaaaacttaccacttccacacggatagggaggataactattaacagttatttaacctttaacatgaacatgaatcaaacgtaataattttttctgggtacatgataccatacagcatccatatcaaacttgcacgggccgcactaacattaaactttcaaggcgggggtctcaaactagtgtcctgcgggccacatttggccaaaTTATGCGGTATGCATATTTACACCCACCAAACCTCTGTGTTTACCTTTCCTACAGCCCGATGAGAACAAGCACATTTTGGCTCTGCAGTTCAGCTGGAAGAACGGCATCAAGCCCAAGGGCAGCATCTTCATCGGCGTCAGTCCAGAGTTTGAGTTCGCCCTGTACACTCTGTGTTTCCTCACCTCGCCCAACGAGCGTGTCAAAGTCCAGTTCAGTTTCTATGACGTGGAGATTGTCTGCCACCACTACAACCAAAAGCACATAGGGACCACTTACCCTGTGCTCCTTAAGTACCAGAACAACACCTAAGAATGTCAATTTATAGCTTGAGCTTGCATGCAAAAAATGTACAGGTACTGttgttgtctttttattttacatgaaGATGCAATAAAACCTTACAATACCTCattacatgca includes:
- the endou2 gene encoding uridylate-specific endoribonuclease B isoform X1 translates to MIQTERELSAMVQELWDNDVNRLRPGKDYRISLQGKAGDNMAINDDNNDGAGYPLFKFVDENIFQKETFLAFISLLDNYESDTGEPEIVTPEEVAENHKFLDSIVQTPTMKIAHKYLVEKKLSPQDMTQFKEQLYRIWFELYARRGSSRPDSSGFEHVFVGETRGGRTVIGFHNWIQLYLQEKLGHIDYKGYSVNANSPQPDENKHILALQFSWKNGIKPKGSIFIGVSPEFEFALYTLCFLTSPNERVKVQFSFYDVEIVCHHYNQKHIGTTYPVLLKYQNNT
- the endou2 gene encoding uridylate-specific endoribonuclease B isoform X2; protein product: MAINDDNNDGAGYPLFKFVDENIFQKETFLAFISLLDNYESDTGEPEIVTPEEVAENHKFLDSIVQTPTMKIAHKYLVEKKLSPQDMTQFKEQLYRIWFELYARRGSSRPDSSGFEHVFVGETRGGRTVIGFHNWIQLYLQEKLGHIDYKGYSVNANSPQPDENKHILALQFSWKNGIKPKGSIFIGVSPEFEFALYTLCFLTSPNERVKVQFSFYDVEIVCHHYNQKHIGTTYPVLLKYQNNT